The Puntigrus tetrazona isolate hp1 chromosome 16, ASM1883169v1, whole genome shotgun sequence genome includes a region encoding these proteins:
- the LOC122360724 gene encoding protein lifeguard 1-like, with product MAQNKRGYTCFENPPPFIVNQPAPPGFVMPPPYETTVLGAGPIAGVPVVPPPTAFGNPTYRQAYPQHPCPYKKPPPYEMATGQAGHGDPPLNCEKKPFDSELDDKAVRRLFVRKVFSVLSVQLAITCGFVAVFTFEPHVKRFVKQNPLTYLAGYAAFLVPYLVILCCGEFRRKHPWNLVSLSILTLGMSYMVGVISSFYDTDIVMMAVGITVLVCFTVIVFSLQTRYDFTSCSGVLFVCFIVLMFFGILCIFMYHRILDLIYAAVGALIFTCFLAVDTQLLLGNKSLSLSPEEYVFAALNLYLDIVQIFSFILRIFGRGRG from the exons ATGGCACAAAACAAAAGGGGTTACACTTGCTTCGAAAACCCTCCTCCGTTCATCGTGAACCAGCCAGCTCCGCCGGGCTTCGTGATGCCGCCGCCGTACGAAACCACCGTCCTCGGTGCGGGACCGATCGCTGGCGTCCCCGTCGTCCCACCGCCGACCGCTTTCGGGAATCCTACGTACAGACAGGCGTATCCGCAGCATCCGTGCCCTTACAAGAAACCGCCTCCGTACG AAATGGCGACGGGGCAGGCGGGACACGGCGATCCTCCTCTAAACTGCGAGAAGAAGCCGTTCGACTCGGAACTCGACGATAAAGCCGTCAGGAGGCTGTTCGTTCGCAAG GTTTTCTCGGTCTTGAGTGTTCAGCTGGCCATCACCTGCGGCTTCGTGGCCGTCTTCACGTTCGAGCCTCACGTCAAGCGCTTCGTGAAGCAGAACCCCTTGACGTACTTGGCCGGCTACGCGGCCTTCCTCGTGCCCTACCTAGTGATCCTGTGCTGCGGAGAGTTTCGTAGGAAGCATCCGTGGAACCTGGTTTCTCTG AGCATCCTGACGCTGGGCATGTCCTACATGGTGGGAGTGATCTCCAGCTTCTACGACACTGATATCGTGATGATGGCGGTCGGTATCACGGTGCTGGTCTGCTTCACGGTCATCGTCTTCTCTCTGCAG ACCAGATATGACTTCACTTCCTGTTCCGGCGTGCTGTTCGTCTGCTTCATCGTCCTGATGTTCTTCGGGATCCTGTGCATCTTCATGTACCACAGGATTCTGGACCTGATCTACGCGGCGGTGGGAGCCCTGATCTTCACCTGC TTCCTGGCCGTGGACACACAGCTGCTTCTCGGGAACAAGAGCCTGTCTCTGAGTCCCGAGGAGTACGTCTTCGCCGCGCTCAACCTCTACCTGGACATCGTTCAGATCTTCTCCTTCATCCTGAGGATCTTCGGAAGAGGCCGCGGCTGA